A single Cyclopterus lumpus isolate fCycLum1 chromosome 15, fCycLum1.pri, whole genome shotgun sequence DNA region contains:
- the epas1b gene encoding endothelial PAS domain-containing protein 1b isoform X2, whose amino-acid sequence MRMKCTVTNRGRTVNLKSASWKVLHCTGHLQVYNSRPPPAPPRVLCGFAEPPLTCAVLVCEPIAHPSNVDTPLDSKTFLSRHSMDMKFTYCDERVTELMGYTPEDLLGRSVYDFYHALDSDGVTKSHHNLCSKGQAVSGQYRMLAKNGGFVWVETQGTVIYNSRNSQPQCIVCINYVLSDIEEESMILSLKQTESLFTPHRMSSFFTAGGAGVTGEPGKALFTKLKEEPEELTRLAPTPGDTIVTLDFDQFEEPRQPGGYAQASAASMPPPPGPTSWASESHKPAPPASVPRDVANTAGAFTVRRNPPPGSATPSLSGRSTPSSPGDYYSSVESDLKVELTEKLFSLDTEGSSPANTESNLSDLELETLAPYIPMDGEDFQLHPIITESEPMEGGPAGSIGSNNGLAKTQQSTQGSFSNIASLFQPLSSPPQPQGHYQHQPAASWAAGEERGSSRGAVDSRNGSCVMGHMQSHAFQAPASAPLSSMGGRQNLQWPPDPLKTYRQQAAKVYLTDRLSGEERPSCQQNVSHLMHKQRSIDSFVQAYGDMIPARVAMANNIKRSFTQMTVGDSTPSEVIWKKMRGDSCAAVDRSLNARSLAAPEMGRMMPAVQQQRKSQYPGSGIGGASEKQFLHKSCNYMYNMQPSNKAEGMASRLLGPSFEASCLPELTRYDCEVNVPLQGNLYLLQGCDLLRALDQAT is encoded by the exons TGCTGCACTGCACCGGCCACCTGCAGGTGTACAACAGCCGCCCGCCGCCGGCGCCGCCGCGCGTGCTGTGCGGCTTCGCGGAGCCCCCGCTCACCTGCGCCGTCCTGGTGTGCGAACCCATCGCGCACCCGTCCAACGTCGACACGCCGCTGGACAGCAAGACGTTCCTGAGCCGACACAGCATGGACATGAAGTTCACCTACTGTGACGAGAg ggtaACAGAGCTGATGGGCTACACTCCTGAGGACCTGCTGGGTCGCTCCGTCTACGACTTTTACCACGCGCTGGACTCGGACGGCGTCACCAAGAGCCACCACAACT tGTGTTCCAAGGGCCAGGCGGTCAGCGGTCAGTATCGCATGCTGGCCAAGAACGGGGGCTTCGTCTGGGTGGAAACCCAGGGGACCGTCATCTACAACAGCCGTAACTCCCAGCCCCAGTGCATCGTGTGCATTAACTACGTCCTCAG CGACATCGAGGAGGAGTCGATGATCTTGTCCCTGAAGCAGACGGAGTCCCTGTTCACGCCGCACCGCATGAGCAGCTTCTTCACCGCCGGAGGTGCAGGCGTGACCGGAGAGCCGGGAAAAGCCCTCTTCACCAAACTCAAAGAGGAGCCGGAGGAGCTCACCAGGCTGGCTCCCACACCCGGGGACACCATCGTCACCCTGGACTTCG ATCAGTTCGAGGAGCCCCGGCAGCCCGGAGGATACGCCCAGGCGTCCGCGGCATCGATGCCCCCCCCTCCGGGACCCACTTCCTGGGCCAGCGAGAGCCACAAGCCCGCCCCTCCGGCGTCAGTCCCAAGGGACGTGGCTAACACGGCCGGCGCGTTCACCGTGCGGCGGAACCCGCCGCCGGGCAGCGCCACTCCGAGCCTCAGCGGCCGCTCCACG CCCAGCAGCCCAGGTGACTACTACAGCTCTGTGGAGAGCGACCTGAAGGTGGAGCTGACTGAGAAGCTGTTTTCTCTGGACACGGAGGGAAGCAGTCCTGCAAACACGGAG AGCAACTTGAGTGACTTAGAACTGGAGACTTTGGCTCCTTACATCCCGATGGATGGCGAGGACTTCCAGCTGCATCCCATCATCACAGAGTCCGAGCCCATGGAGGGGGGTCCAGCAGGATCCATTGGGAGCAACAACGGCCTGGCCAAAACACAACAGTCTACCCAGGGGAGCTTCAGCAACATCGCCAGCCTCTTCCAGCCCCTGTCCTCCCCTCCTCAGCCCCAAGGCCACTACCAGCACCAGCCGGCTGCGTCCTGGGCCgcgggggaggagagaggctcCAGCCGGGGGGCCGTGGACTCCCGTAATGGGTCTTGCGTAATGGGGCACATGCAGAGTCATGCGTTCCAGGCTCCAGCCAGCgcccctctgtcctccatggGTGGCAGGCAGAACCTGCAGTGGCCACCGGACCCTCTGAAAACATACCGGCAACAAGCCGCCAAGGTGTACCTGACGGACCGTTTGTCTGGAGAGGAGCGCCCGTCCTGCCAACAGAACGTGTCACACCTCATGCACAAACAGAG gtcCATTGACAGCTTTGTGCAAGCCTACGGAGACATGATTCCAGCCAGAGTGGCCATGGCCAACAATATCAAGCGCTCCTTCACTCAGATGACTGTG GGCGACAGCACGCCTTCAGAAGTCATCTGGAAGAAGATGAGGGGTGACAGTTGTGCCGCCGTGGACCGCTCCCTCAACGCCAGATCACTGGCAG CGCCAGAGATGGGCAGGATGATGCCAGCCGTGCAGCAACAAAGGAAGAGTCAGTATCCAGGAAGCGGGATAGGTGGTGCAAGTGAGAAACAGTTCCTCCACAAGAGCTGCAACTACATGTATAACATGCAGCCGTCTAACAAGGCCGAGG GCATGGCTAGCCGCTTGCTGGGCCCTTCGTTTGAGGCCTCCTGTTTGCCGGAGTTGACCCGCTACGACTGCGAGGTCAACGTCCCCCTGCAGGGCAACCTGTACCTCCTCCAGGGCTGTGACCTGCTGAGAGCCCTGGACCAGGCCACCTAG